ACCCGGCCCTACGCCGACGATCCACCCGACCCGCGTAAGGACGTGCTGCTCCTCCCTGGCACCACCGCCGACCTGCAGGCGGTGGCGTTCGTGAAAGCGTTGCGATCGCTGCCACCCCAGCAGCGCGAGGCGTACCTATTGACGCACGGCGAGCAACTGCCGCCGCGCCCGGTAGCAACCGCGATGGATTGCTCGCTCGACGCCTCGGCCAACCACCTCGTCGTCGCGACGCGCACGCTGAAAGACATCGGCGGCACCGAATACCCGCGCCTGGAACTGTCGGTCGCCACCGCGTACGCATCGCTGACGCCCGAAGGCGACGAGACCGTCTCCGTCGCCCGCTCCGCCATCCGCCGCCACGTCTGGCCCCGGCGGATCAAGCGCATCCTCTCGACCGCCCTGCTGCTGGCCATCATCGCGGCCATCGCGTGGATCGTGCTGAAGGTCCGGCCAACGATCGAGTTCTAGCTTGGCGTCTCGGAAGAAGTGCCTGCATTGGCCGTGGCATGGGCGTCTCGCCCATGCGTGCGATGATGCCAGTCAATTTGATTTGCAGCTGTTGCTCGGTCGAAGCGAGTGGCCACTAAGAATACTTCCCCTCCAATCCACACGCATGGGCGAGACGCCCATGCCACGGTCGGAGCGCCCGCCCCACAGTCAAGTGCAGATGCGCGCGACGACGCCACGGCTGGTGCTCCCAGCCGTGGCGTCGTTATCGTTCATTGATTTTGCAGAGGGACACGGGCGAGCCGCCCGTGGTACGCGCGTCAGTCACTTCGCGTCGTCGAACGAAAAGCGCCGCCCTACGACCGCGATGCGATCGCGCTGCTCACCGGCCGCAGCACGCGCGGCACGACGTACTGCGTCGCCAGCGTCTCGGCCCGCTCGGTCATCTGCTCGAACATCGACTCCAGCGATTCCTTCGGCTTGTCGCCCCAGTAGCGCCGCAAGATCAGGTAGACGCTGATCACGTCGTCGCTGTAGTCGCCGGTGCGCACCTGATAGCTGTTCGTGCGCGTCACGATGTCGATACGCGCCTGCAACCGGCAGTCGTCGCTCAGCGATACCGTTACGGTCGGTTGGAAGTCGATCGCCCGCGCGCCCACCTCTTCCGTCAGGCATGTCAACGGTGAGTTGGCAAACAAACTGTCGGCGATCACCTCGTCATGGTTGCCCGTGAACGAGAGGTCAAACCCGAACAGCACGTCAAGGTAATCGATCTCGACCGGCGAAATGCCCAGCTGATACGGCGCCTGTTCCAGCACCATCTTGTGCAGCTTCAGCGATTCCTCGACCGTCTCCGGGTTCACGTGGCCGCTCGCCAAGCGCTTGTTCTCCAGCGCCAGCCAGCGATACGCGTGACCGCTGCGATCCTCTTCCAGGTTGAAGTCGCCGTTGTCGGACTTGCGGAAGCGCGTCATTCGCGGAAATGTCTTCTGGACGCGCTCGAACATGTGCAGCACGGTCTCTCGGCTGTGCGGCAACTGCAGTTGCGAACCCAGACGCATGTTGACGTAGAAATCTTCGCAGAAGGCGGCAAACGGATTGGACATACAAACTCCCTATCCCAGAAACGCCCGGCAGTGCAGGCAGCCCTTGTTCTTCCATGAACATCGGCGATTCGCCCGGCCGAAGTGTAACGGATTCCGATAACAACGAAAGTGCTCAGGCAAAGGTTCGTTGACGCACGAAATTTTCGCGCCTATAAGGCTCGCATGGCTGTGCCCGTCTATGCCTTAGTGGGGTCTGATTCGTTCCTGCAACTCGAAGCACTGTCGCGCCTGCTCGCGTCGCTCCCAGCCGACGTGCAGCGCATCGATCTCGACGGCGAGCGGGCTCAACTGGCCGACGTGCTCGACGAGCTCCGCAGCTTCGCAATGTTCGGCAGCGGCAAGGTCGTCGTCGTGCGCGATGCCGACGACTTCATCTCCCGCTTCCGCGAGCAACTCGAAGACTACCTCGCCAAGCCGTCCGACAGCGGCACGCTCGTGCTGCGCGTCCCCTCGCTGCCCGCCAACCAGCGCATCGCCAAGCTCATCGCCAAGGTCGGCAAGATCGAAGCCTGCGAACCCCCCAAGGCCGCCGCCCTGCCCAAGTGGATCGTCGACCGCGCCCGCAGCGTCCACGGCTTAAAGGTGGCAGGGGATGCCGCGCAGATCCTGGCCGACCTTGTCGGCGACGACATGGGCCGGCTCGATGGCGAGCTCTCCAAGCTCGCGCTGCAGGTGGAGGGCAACGTCGCCACCGCCGCCGACGTCACGCTCGGCGTCGCGTTCCAGCGTGAGCAGGAGATGTGGGACATGACCAACGAGCTCGCCGCCGGCCGGGTCGACAAGGCCATGCAGCGATGGCGGCAACTCACGCAACTCGATTCCTCCACCGAGTTCCGCGCCGTCACCTGGCTCAGCATGTGGCTGGAGAACGTCCGCAAGGCGCTGGCGATGAAGCGCCAAGGCATGGCCCCCGGCGCCATTGCCAGCGCGTTGCGCCTCTGGCCGCGCGAGATGCAGGGCCCCTTCTTCAAGACCGCCGACACGCTGGGCGACGCCGGCGTCGCCCGCGCCATCGACCTGCTCGCCCAGATCGACAAACAATCCAAGTCCGGCATCGGCGACGCCGCCGCCAACGTCGAACGCTTCATGCTCACGCTGGCGACGCGGTGATGGGATGAAGAACGGGGGCGGAGCTCATCACGGAAGGCCGAACAATCCCATAGGATCCGAAGGTACGCCTGCGGACCGCTTCTCGACGTGGCAACAAGGGATGGTCCGCAGGGGTACCAGCGGACCCTACAAGACTTAGTAGCCATCGATTTCGGACTTGATCACGCGGTCGTTGGCGTCGAGGTGAACGAACACGAATGCGCTGTCCATGCCCCGCATACTCCAGCCTCCGAGATAATATGTGTACGCGCGAGGGCCCAACACGTGGTTGCCACCCGCATCGCGGTTGGCCAATACCACTTCTTCCGGTTTGCCGAGCATGGCGACGACTTGTGCTTCGGTCATACCTGGCGTCAAGCGCCGGACCACGTCCCGAGCCATTGCAGCGCGAGATACAGGTGTTCCGCCAATCCACGCGCTTGATGAGAAGGACTGCTCGGCGAATGGATCGAGCGCGCGGCGTGTCGCGATGCCAGAGGCGATGACGCAGCCCCCGACGAGCAGACTAATGACGATGATGACCGTTCGCCGGTGACGCATGACGTAAGGCCAATTAACGGCGGGTGGCAGATGTTGTGTACTCGCAACCCGTGTCGTGTCGTTCGGCCCAGCCGGGTGCCACGGGCGGTACGCCGCCCGTGCGGGTCAGTCTATCCGAAGGCACGGGTCGGGTACGACCCGTGGCACGCGGCGTGTTTGATTAGCTGATCCTCGCCGCATTGGCCGCGCGTGTTGCTTCGTCTATCAACCCGTCCTTTGCGCAGCGGTTCAGAAACTTGGCCATGGCACTGACGACTTTTCGCCTGGCCTCTTTGCCGGGTGCCACGGTCGGTACGCCGCCCGTGCGGGTCAGTCTATCCGAAGGCACGGGTCGGGTACGACCCGTGGCACCCGGCAAAGACTCCCGACCTCTTTCTTCCACCGGTGGGTTAGGCCCGTCGGTGAGGGTGGGGCGGGCGGATGATATGCCGCAGGGCCGAGCGTTGCGGCATACTAGGTTCTGTCTGAAAACCGCGCGTAAGGGCAGGCCTCCGTGCCTGCCCGTATTTTGTCGACTGGACGAGGAGGGCAGGCACGGAGGCCTGCCCCTACGCGCGGTGGACTCAAAGTACGGACCTACGCACTTGATGAACCCATGGTGCAACTCGTCATCCTGAGGTACTCCGAAGGATCTCTTTCCGCTTGAAGCAAATACGGGGGGAGATCCTTCGGAGTACCTCAGGATGACGTCGGTTCGTCACGTGCATAAGTCCGGACAAGAATGTCTGTGCCGCAGAAGACAGAAATCAGGAATACGTGGGGAGAGCGGGGGGAGAGACAGGCAGGAATGCCTGTCCCACAGAACGCAGGCCCGACGGCGCGAGTCTCGTCGGGTGGGTTTCATCCCCACCGGTTGGCACGAGGGGCAACGTGGACGAGATGAACCCGACCTCACGGAAAGCGGTAACTGAGCGACAAAATCAGAGCCTTACGCGCCGAATGTCATTTCGGCTCGCCGGACGAGATCCGAGCGTGCCCGATAACAACCGGCCGCGCCAGATAAGATCCGGACGCGCCAAACATGATCCGGAGGCTCCGGATAATTGCCGACCGCGCCGGATAATATTTGAAGGCTCCGGATAATAACTGACCGCGCCGGATAATATTTGGAGGCTCCGGATAATAACTGATCGCGCCGGATGATATTTGGTGGCTCCGGATAATAACTAGCCGCGCCGGATGATATTTGGTGGCTCCGGATAATAACTGGCCGCGCCGGATAATATGTGGAGGCTCCGGATAATAACTGAACGCGCCGGATGAGATACGGCCGCGGCGGGTAATAGCCGATCGCGCCGGATGATATTTGGAGGCGGCGGATAATCGCTGGGCGGGCCGGATAATCGCTGGGCGCAGCGGATGAGATCTGAGAGCGCGGGATAATTGTCGCCTTCGTCGGGATTAAGTCGGGGCGGTGGTGGGTCGATAGGACGCACGGTGCCGGGCGTTTGGGCGGCAAGGGGAACGTTGGCGATCGGGCGACCCATAACGTCCCGTTTTTCTCACTGCGATGGTGGGACGTTAATCTTCCGGGGTGGACGAAGGGACCCGCGTGGTGGGCCACGCAACTTCCGTGGCGGACGACGGAACTTCTGTACAACCGCACGACCGACCCGCCGCGGCCGATCCGAACGGGGTCAGGCAAATTGAGAAGCCCTGAGAATGAAAAAGAAGGATGAACGCGGCGCGGCCCGTACGGCGCGCCGCTTCTTCCTTTGCCCTTCCGCCTTCATACTTCCACACTACCGCCCTGGCGGGGGCACGTCGGGCCGGCGGGCGTTGACGTCGCTGGGACTCAAGTCCTGCCCGCGGCGGGCGGCGATGTCGTCGGGTGTATAGAGGGCGGCACCGTCGGGCAGGCGGGATTCGTTGCCGAAGTTCGTCAGCATGTGGTTCAACACCGCGGCCATGTTCGCGTCGGCCAGGTGGCCCATGGGGGGCATCGGGGCGCGCCAGCGGGGGCTGGTGAGGCCGTAGAGGTGCACGTCGATCAGGTAATCGCGCCCGCCCGGCGCGGCCAGCAGGTCGGCGGCGTGACCGAGGCCGGGGTATTGGTCCCAGCCTTGGCCGTTGGTGCCGTGACAGTTCAGGCAGTTGACGTAGTAGGATTGCCGCCCCACCGCGCGCCAGTCGAACGTCGTGTCGCGCGGCTCGAAGCGCGAGAATGACGTGGGCTCGTCGGAAAGGATGACCTGCCTGGACCGTGCCCACGCGAAGAAGGCCGAGAAGGCGATGAGCAGCACGGCCAGGGTGATGAGTGCGATGTGGGCGATGAGGTGTCGCATGGTGCGTGGCCTTTGATGCTAAGCCAGGTCGAAGCGTTCCATGTGGATGTGCCGCTCGGGCACGTCGTGACCGATGAGCGACTTGTGCACCGCGGCCATCATCGCGGGCGGGCCACAGACGAAGAACGCGCGGGTGAAGCGCTCCTTCGGGATGTGCCGCTCGAGCAGCTCGCTGGTGATCTGGCCGGTATCCACCTCGATGTGGTCGGGCGGGCTTTCCAGCACGTATCGCACCTCGAGTTGGAGGCGTTCCTTCAGTCGCTCGATCTCGTCGTGGTAGGCGGCGTCGTCGAGCGACTTGTCGGCGTAGATGAGCATGACCGGCCGCGGATCTTCGCGGTCGGCCATGGTGCGGAGCATCGAGACGAACGGCGTGATGCCCACCCCACCGGCGATGAAGACGTAACCGACGGCCGGGTAGCGGTCGATGCTGAACGCGCCGTGAGGGCCGTCGACGTAGGCGAGCGTGCCCGGGGCGATGTCCTTCAGGCGCTTCGTGAAATCGCCCAATGCCTTCACGCCAAACTCGATGCGGCCGGGCTTCTCGGCGCTGCCGGCGAAGCTGAAGGGATGCTCTTCGAGCGTGAAGGGTGTGCCCTCCAGCTTGATCCAAGCGAACTGGCCGGGTTCGAACGTCATGCCGTCCTGCCCCACGGGTTCGAGGGTGAGCACGTTGGTGTCGCCGCGCTCGGGCGTGATGGCGGCGATGCGCCACGTGTATTCCTTCTGCCGGACGGGCTTCCACACCCGCAGGTAAAGCACCAGCCCCACGGTGATGACGGCGATGCCGATCCAGACGGCGTGCTTCCAGAACGTGTTCGTGTACAGCCCCGCCATCGAGACGTGCAGCTGCGCGAACACCACCGCCGCCACACCCAGCACCAGGTGCGAGAGGCGCCACATCTCGTAGTTCAACCGCAACCGCTCGCGAAACACCGAGGTGACGACGATGGCGATTAGCGAGAAGATGGCGCCCCACGCCGAGCGGCTGGCCCAGTTGCCGCCGAGCGGGTTGAGCAGCTTTGCGCGTGAGGGATTGTCGATCACGATGATGATGGGGTGCAACAGCACGAGCCCCACGGCCACCAGCGCGATCTGCCGGTGGTAGCGCAGGATGACATCAATACCGTACGGGGCCGTGACGCGCTTGAACCGGGCGATCAACACGAACTGCACGGCGATCTGCGTCAGGGCGACGAAACCCAGCGCAACCGAGAATTCCAGCCAGAACCCGCGCCCGCTGGGCACCGGTGGCACCAGCATCAGCCCCACGGGCAACAGCACGACCAACAGGTAAAGCGCGATCCAGAAGAAGCCGGAGATCGTTCGAGACATGTCACCCTCCGGCAGAAAAAACCGTTGCTGCGATGGCGGCAACGAAGGATCCCGGTTGCCGTCCGCGGTGCCCGTGCGAGCACGGCACGGTCAAGTTCTCGTACGGGATGGCGATCTCGTCAACGGCAAGAATTCGGGCAGCGACGACGCCGATGGCTTAGCGTCGGTATTTGGTGGGAAGCGTCGAGAAGCGTCGAACAGTGGCCTCAATCGGAGTCGAACCGATACGCCCGTGAAGGCGGTGGATTTTGAATCCACTGCGTCTGCCAATTCCGCCATGAGGCCGGGGAATTTTCGACGCGGATTGTAGGATGGCCGCCGATCGATCGCAAGTCGCGCGTTGCGCACGGCGCGGCAGTGGAACGAACGGGGGCGGTGCGGGTAATGTTGATCGCCTATGTTTGACGAGCCCAACGAACCCCCTGCCGACCGTCCGACCGATCCCGCCGTTCGCGCCAAGGACAAGGCCGACGAACTGCGCATGCACGCCGACCTGGCGGCCGTGTTTGAGGGACATCGCAAGTTCGACGCGGAGCTGCGGAGCGATCTTCCGGCCGACACCGCGCGCGACATTCAGCGACGCATCGGGCGATTGGAGAAATCCAGGTCTGCCGACAGTCCGCTGCTGCCTGAGAGCGTTGCGGGTGAGGCGGCCGAGCTGTTGAACCTGCCGCAGGCGGGCTCGCTGTCGACTAACGACTATCACATCCACCGCCGCCCGGGCGAAGCGATGATCGTCCGCTGGTTGACCGGCGAGCAGGTCGAGCAGTTCTACACGCGCGTTCAGGCCCACTTCGATGTCGGGCTGACCGGAGTGCGCGAGGATGAACGCCAAGCCCTCGGCTGGAAGCAGGACCCCGCCACGCTGGCCTACTTGGACGCGCTGGACACGCTCGAAGTGAAGATGGCTGAACGCTACCTGCGCGAACCGATCCGCACGCTCGGCCTGTTCGTGCTGTCCACGCTGGCGATCGACGAGATGAACATCGCCCACGTCTGCGACTACCTCATCGGCCTGCCGGCCGTCGACGTGGTGGGCGCCGCATCCGCCCCGCCAGCGGAACCGACCGAGCAGGATCTCACCTGGTTCTTCAAGCTCTTCTCCCTGCGCGGCACGATCGACGGCGTCGAACGCATGTGCTTCTTCACGTACCTGCAGAAGACCGACGACACTCCGTGGTAAGCGCGGTCCATCTCGATGTTCGGCATCCGCCTCCCCACGTAGCATGGGCGTCTCGCCCATGCCCGCACCCGAAGCGAAAATTGCCGCCCCCGTTCAGTAGCGCATCATTCGACAACGGCCACGTCTTCTCTTCTGCTGACATGCATGGGCGAGACGCCCATGCTACGTGAAGACGGCTGCCTTACCGGCCAAATACCCACCCCGCCCCCCACCGTGTGACAGTCGCCCACCATCGCCCTATACTGCCTAGCCAAACTGTGGATTTTGACCAGGAGCGCCCGTTGTCCGACCGCTATTTCCAGCACACGTTTCCGAACGGTTTAACCCTGCTCGCCGAGCGCATGCCCGGCATGCAGTCGGCCGCCATGAACCTCCTGTTGCCCGCGGGCTCCGCCGGTGATCCCGTCGGCCGCTCCGGCGCCGCCACCGTGCTCTCCGACCTCGTCCTGCGCGGGGCCGGCGTCCGCGACAGCAAGCAACTCACCGACCACCTCGACCGCCTCGGCCTGCAGCGGTCCAACAGCGTCGGCGTCCACCACAGCCGCTTCAGTTGCGCCGCCCTGGCCGACCACGTGCTCGCCGGCCTGCCCGTCTATGCCGACATCGTGCAGCGCCCGCAGTTGCCCCAATCCGGCTTCGACGCCGCCCGCGACCTCGCCGTTCAGGCGGTGGAAGGATTAGATGATGACCCGCGCCAGAAGCTGCTGATCAAACTGCGCGAGTGGCACTTCCCCTCGCCCTATGGCCGCAGTTCGATGGGCACGACCGACTCGCTCGAAAAGCTCACGCTCGACCTGTGCAGGTCCGACTTCGAGCATCGCTACCAGCCGCACGAGTCCATCCTCGCCGTCGCGGGCAAGGTCGACTTCGCGCAGTTGAAGGATGAGGTCGAACGCCACTTCGGCGCCTGGACCGGCGACGCCCCCACACCGTTCGACGTCGTGCCACCGCCCGGCAGTCGCTTCCATGAACATCAGGACAGCGAGCAGACGCACATCGGCGTCGCGTATAAAAGCATCCCCGAGACCAGCGACGACTACTACGTCATCCGCCTCGCCATCGAGGTGCTCAGCGGCGGCATGAGCGGTCGACTCTTCACCGAAGTGCGCGAGAAGCGCGGCCTCTGCTACAGCGTCTGGGCGGGCTACAGCGGCCTGAAGGAACAAGGCCACATC
This region of Tepidisphaeraceae bacterium genomic DNA includes:
- a CDS encoding sigma factor-like helix-turn-helix DNA-binding protein, translating into MPLDEEVISRAARFKIDAMEQVLTYQLPAVHRLAVALTGRRAAGSAVARQVLSRSLKFVHTWDAPETVERWFYHHTIQSTRPYADDPPDPRKDVLLLPGTTADLQAVAFVKALRSLPPQQREAYLLTHGEQLPPRPVATAMDCSLDASANHLVVATRTLKDIGGTEYPRLELSVATAYASLTPEGDETVSVARSAIRRHVWPRRIKRILSTALLLAIIAAIAWIVLKVRPTIEF
- the holA gene encoding DNA polymerase III subunit delta, whose amino-acid sequence is MAVPVYALVGSDSFLQLEALSRLLASLPADVQRIDLDGERAQLADVLDELRSFAMFGSGKVVVVRDADDFISRFREQLEDYLAKPSDSGTLVLRVPSLPANQRIAKLIAKVGKIEACEPPKAAALPKWIVDRARSVHGLKVAGDAAQILADLVGDDMGRLDGELSKLALQVEGNVATAADVTLGVAFQREQEMWDMTNELAAGRVDKAMQRWRQLTQLDSSTEFRAVTWLSMWLENVRKALAMKRQGMAPGAIASALRLWPREMQGPFFKTADTLGDAGVARAIDLLAQIDKQSKSGIGDAAANVERFMLTLATR
- a CDS encoding cytochrome c → MRHLIAHIALITLAVLLIAFSAFFAWARSRQVILSDEPTSFSRFEPRDTTFDWRAVGRQSYYVNCLNCHGTNGQGWDQYPGLGHAADLLAAPGGRDYLIDVHLYGLTSPRWRAPMPPMGHLADANMAAVLNHMLTNFGNESRLPDGAALYTPDDIAARRGQDLSPSDVNARRPDVPPPGR
- a CDS encoding ferric reductase-like transmembrane domain-containing protein; the protein is MSRTISGFFWIALYLLVVLLPVGLMLVPPVPSGRGFWLEFSVALGFVALTQIAVQFVLIARFKRVTAPYGIDVILRYHRQIALVAVGLVLLHPIIIVIDNPSRAKLLNPLGGNWASRSAWGAIFSLIAIVVTSVFRERLRLNYEMWRLSHLVLGVAAVVFAQLHVSMAGLYTNTFWKHAVWIGIAVITVGLVLYLRVWKPVRQKEYTWRIAAITPERGDTNVLTLEPVGQDGMTFEPGQFAWIKLEGTPFTLEEHPFSFAGSAEKPGRIEFGVKALGDFTKRLKDIAPGTLAYVDGPHGAFSIDRYPAVGYVFIAGGVGITPFVSMLRTMADREDPRPVMLIYADKSLDDAAYHDEIERLKERLQLEVRYVLESPPDHIEVDTGQITSELLERHIPKERFTRAFFVCGPPAMMAAVHKSLIGHDVPERHIHMERFDLA
- a CDS encoding pitrilysin family protein, giving the protein MSDRYFQHTFPNGLTLLAERMPGMQSAAMNLLLPAGSAGDPVGRSGAATVLSDLVLRGAGVRDSKQLTDHLDRLGLQRSNSVGVHHSRFSCAALADHVLAGLPVYADIVQRPQLPQSGFDAARDLAVQAVEGLDDDPRQKLLIKLREWHFPSPYGRSSMGTTDSLEKLTLDLCRSDFEHRYQPHESILAVAGKVDFAQLKDEVERHFGAWTGDAPTPFDVVPPPGSRFHEHQDSEQTHIGVAYKSIPETSDDYYVIRLAIEVLSGGMSGRLFTEVREKRGLCYSVWAGYSGLKEQGHILGYAGTSNERAQATLDCMLSELHRLTDGITDAELQRAKTGLKASTVMQGESTSSRSGAIAHDWFVRGRLRTLDEIKSAIDAVTLDRVNAFLKANPANGFTIVTVGPKELKLPE